From one Lotus japonicus ecotype B-129 chromosome 3, LjGifu_v1.2 genomic stretch:
- the LOC130743329 gene encoding uncharacterized protein LOC130743329 yields MVNPPIDVHSPYYLHPNENPGANLVTASLVGNNYHSWSQAMWRSLKTKNKHGFVDGSLPKPAADDPLFGVWDRCNTLVISWLTQAMDPVIAQNILWMDLASEIWADLKSRYYQGDLFRISDLQEELYSLKQGDMPITTYFTRLKSLWQELEAFRPIPSCTCAVSCTCDLIPIVKSYRDSDYVIRFLKGLHENYAAVRSSIMLMNPLPPISKVFSLLVQQERQFNSVNLEESKILAYHSDAGKKYAHNADHDSHEQDRSKRTPYPSKGKGNSGRYAAKECSFCLRSGHTVDYCYKKYGYPPNFKKNGSFNFVTQEDGDDFDAKSACSFKPEVNHSTPGFTAEQ; encoded by the coding sequence ATGGTGAATCCTCCGATTGATGTTCACAGTCCTTACTATCTTCATCCTAATGAGAATCCCGGTGCGAATTTGGTGACTGCATCTCTGGTTGGCAATAACTACCATTCTTGGTCTCAGGCCATGTGGCGTTCTTTGAAGACCAAGAACAAACATGGGTTTGTTGATGGTTCCCTTCCGAAACCTGCAGCTGATGATCCTTTATTTGGTGTATGGGATCGCTGCAACACTTTGGTGATTTCTTGGCTTACACAAGCAATGGATCCGGTTATAGCTCAAAACATTTTGTGGATGGATCTTGCTTCTGAGATCTGGGCAGATTTGAAGTCCAGATATTATCAAGGTGATTTGTTCAGAATttcagatcttcaagaagaGTTGTATTCTCTTAAACAAGGTGACATGCCTATCACTACTTACTTTACTCGATTGAAGAGTTTATGGCAAGAATTAGAAGCTTTTAGGCCAATTCCTTCTTGTACCTGTGCTGTTTCTTGTACTTGTGATTTGATTCCAATTGTTAAAAGCTATAGAGACAGTGATTATGTGATAAGATTTCTCAAGGGTTTGCATGAGAATTATGCTGCTGTGAGGTCCAGTATCATGTTAATGAATCCTTTGCCCCCAATTTCCAAGGTTTTTTCCTTGCTAGTCCAGCAAGAGAGACAGTTTAATTCAGTCAATCTTGAAGAGAGTAAAATCTTAGCCTATCATTCAGATGCTGGAAAAAAGTATGCTCATAATGCAGATCATGATAGTCATGAACAAGATAGATCCAAAAGAACTCCATATCCTTCAAAGGGAAAAGGAAATAGTGGTCGATATGCTGCAAAAGAGTGTAGTTTCTGTCTCAGGTCTGGTCATACAGTTGATTACTGTTACAAGAAATATGGGTACCCTCCTAATTTCAAGAAGAATGGGagttttaattttgttactCAAGAAGATGGTGATGATTTTGATGCCAAATCGGCTTGTTCTTTTAAGCCTGAAGTCAATCATTCAACACCGGGGTTTACTGCTGAGCAATAG